A genomic window from Silene latifolia isolate original U9 population chromosome Y, ASM4854445v1, whole genome shotgun sequence includes:
- the LOC141631334 gene encoding uncharacterized protein LOC141631334, producing the protein MEMKSKPPSSHSRDAKDLEIVTSYHITAEEIPDDSEEVEADKAPETLEDEVQSTVDDLKELNLGTDEDPRPIYVSALLTKEEEEEYYKLLVEYKDVFAWSYKEMPGLSPKIAVHRLAIRKGISPRKYPTWIANIVPVRKKNGQLRVCVDFRDLNDACPKDDFPLPVTKLMIDATTGHEALSFMDCTAGYNQIHMAPEDQEATGKPLVLYISAQERSLGAMCAQEIEDRKERALYYLIRTLVGAELNYSAIEKICLALVFDIQKLRHYMQAYTIHVISKVDPIKYILSRPVLSGRLAKWAVLLKQYDLVFVSQKAVKGQVIADFFADHPVPTDWELSDELPGEEIFTWTFYLHGKFCNRWAVSLLKRVEDIDTTNMICVYTTDEDDWRKPIIDFLDHQKLPDDPRHKVEVRRRAPKFLHDKGTLYIRSFLGHWLRCLNKDEATEAMHEAHSSICGAHQSGPKLYDRVKRMGYY; encoded by the exons AGTCTAAACCTCCATCTTCACACTCCCGTGATGCAAAAGACTTGGAAATTGTGACTTCTTATCATATCACTGCAGAAGAGATACCTGATGACAGCGAAGAGGTAGAGGCTGACAAGGCACCTGAAACACTTGAAGACGAGGTACAATCAACCGTAGATGATTTAAAAGAACTAAACCTAGGAACTGATGAGGATCCTCGTCCAATCTACGTCAGTGCTCTGTTGACtaaagaggaagaagaggaataCTACAAATTGTTGGTTGAGTACAAGGACGTCTTCGCTTGGAGCTACAAGGAAATGCCTGGACTAAGCCCAAAAATTGCAGTTCATCGATTAGCAATCAGAAAAGGAATCAGTCCTAGAAA ATATCCGACCTGGATAGCCAACATTGTTCCAGTCAGGAAGAAAAATGGGCAACTACGTGTATGCGTCGACTTCAGAGATCTTAATGATGCatgtccaaaggacgacttccctttgccagttACAAAGTTGATGATTGACGCAACCACTGGTCACGAAGCACTCTCATTCATGGATTGTACTGCTGGCTACAATCAAATACATATGGCACCTGAAGATCAAGAAGCAACAG GAAAGCCACTTGTCCTTTACATCTCAGCACAAGAACGCTCACTGGGGGCAATGTGTGCGCAAGAAATTGAAGACCGCAAGGAGAGAGCACTCTACTACTTGATTCGTACCTTGGTTGGAGCTGAATTAAATTACTCGGCCATAGAGAAGATATGTCTTGCTTTGGTGTTCGACATCCAGAAGTTGAGGCACTACATGCAGGCGTATACCATACACGTGATCTCAAAAGTTgatccaatcaagtacatactctcaagACCAGTCTTATCTGGAAGACTTGCGAAATGGGCAGTGTTACTTAAACAGTATGACTTGGTGTTTGTGTCTCAAAAAGCAGTAAAAGGTCAGGTTATTGCAGATTTCTTCGCTGATCATCCAGTCCCGACAGACTGGGAACTTTCAGACGAACTACCAGGAGAAGAAATATTTACGTGGACATTTTACCTCCATGGCAAAT TCTGCAATCGCTGGGCAGTATCTTTGCTTAAAAGAGTAGAAGATATAGATACAACAAACATGATTTGCGTCTACACGACTGATGAGGATGACTGGCGCAAACCTATCATCGATTTCTTGGACCACCAAAAATTACCTGACGATCCCAGGCACAAGGTAGAGGTACGTCGACGTGCTCCAAAATTTCTTCATGACAAAGGGACGCTCTACATACGCTCTTTCTTAGGACACTGGTTGAGGTGTCTAAATAAAGATGAAGCTACTGAAGCAATGCATGAAGCTCACTCTAGCATTTGTGGCGCTCACCAATCTGGACCTAAACTTTATGATCGTGTAAAGAGAATGGGGTATTACTAG